A part of Brassica rapa cultivar Chiifu-401-42 chromosome A05, CAAS_Brap_v3.01, whole genome shotgun sequence genomic DNA contains:
- the LOC103869573 gene encoding uncharacterized protein LOC103869573, producing the protein MVRRIKRKGFINTEAAREFFNHLVAERHSLLLLVPLVLAFWAIERWVFAFSNWVPLVVAVWASLQYGSYQRAILAEDLTRKWKQNVFNATTITPLEHCQWLNKLLSEIWLNFMNKKLSLRFSSMVEKRLRQRRSRLIENIQLLEFSLGSCPPLLGLNGACWSQSGEQKILRLDFTWDTSDLSILLQAKLSKPFNRTARIVVNSLCIKGDILIRPTLEGKAMLYSFVSNPDVRIGVAFGGGGGQSLPATELPGVSSWLVKILTETLNKKMVEPRRGCFSLPATDLHKTAVGGIIYVTVVSGSNLHRSVLRGSPSTRSPDVAESSNGGSSSSNKPVQTFVEVELEQLSRRTEMRTGPNPAYQTTFNMILHDNTGTLKFNLYENNPASVRYDSLASCEVKLKYVNDDSTMFWAVGYDNGVIAKHAEFCGQEVEMVVPFEGVSSSELTVRLLLKEWHFSDGSHSLNSVHSSSLHSLDGSASLFSKTGRKIIVTVLTGKNLVSKGGKCDANVKLQYGKTIQKTKTADGVWNEKFEFEELAGEEYLKVKCYREEMLGTDNIGTATLSLHGISNSEMHIWVPLEEVSSGEIELLIEALSPEYSEADSSKGLIELVLVEARDLVAADLRGTSDPYVRVQYGEKKQRTKVIYKTLHPKWNQTMEFPDDGNSLELHVKDHNTLLPTSSIGNCVVEYQRLKPNETADKWIPLQGVTRGEIRVRVTRKVTEAPRRASADSSSPFNKALLLSNQMKQVMIKFQNLIDDGDLEGLGEALGELESLEDEQEEYLVQLQTEQMLLINKIKDLGKEILNSSPVQATSHLPSRSGSGSGGGSYSQLRLPAPM; encoded by the exons atggttcGGAGAATAAAGAGGAAAGGTTTCATAAACACCGAAGCTGCAAGAGAGTTTTTCAATCATCTAGTTGCTGAGAGACATTCTCTGTTGTTGCTGGTTCCTTTGGTGTTAGCTTTCTGGGCGATTGAGAGATGGGTCTTCGCTTTCTCCAACTGGGTTCCTCTCGTTGTAGCTGTTTGGGCTTCTCTTCAG TATGGGAGTTACCAAAGGGCAATACTTGCAGAAGATTTAACCAGGAAGTGGAAGCAAAACGTGTTCAATGCTACG ACTATAACTCCATTGGAACATTGCCAATGGCTGAACAAACTACTGTCTGAAATTTGGCTAAACTTCATGAACAAGAAACTCTCTCTCAGATTTTCTTCTATGGTTGAG AAACGATTGAGGCAACGAAGATCAAGACTAATAGAAAACATACAGTTATTGGAGTTCTCTCTTGGCTCATGCCCTCCTTTGCTGGGACTCAACGGAGCTTGTTGGTCGCAATCAGGGGAACAG AAAATCTTGCGGTTAGATTTCACTTGGGACACATCTGATCTAAGCATCTTGCTCCAAGCCAAGTTGTCCAAACCGTTTAACAGAACAGCAAGAATCGTTGTCAACAGTCTTTGCATCAAAGGAGAT ATACTAATCAGACCAACTCTAGAAGGAAAAGCAATGCTCTATTCCTTTGTATCTAACCCTGACGTTAGAATCGGAGTTGCTTTCGGTGGTGGCGGTGGCCAATCTCTTCCCGCCACTGAGCTTCCCGGTGTCTCCTCTTGGCTG GTAAAGATCCTAACGGAAACATTGAACAAGAAGATGGTGGAGCCACGTAGGGGATGCTTCTCGTTACCAGCCACTGATCTTCACAAAACAGCAGTCGGAGGAATCATCTACGTAACAGTAGTCTCCGGTAGCAATCTCCACCGCAGCGTCCTCCGCGGAAGCCCCTCCACGAGAAGTCCCGACGTTGCGGAAAGTAGCAACGgtggcagcagcagcagcaacaaacCTGTACAAACATTCGTGGAGGTCGAGCTAGAACAGCTGTCTAGAAGAACCGAGATGAGAACAGGACCCAATCCAGCTTACCAGACGACTTTTAACATGATCTTACACGACAATACAGGGACGCTTAAGTTTAACCTCTACGAGAATAATCCTGCAAGTGTCAGATACGACAGTCTCGCTAGCTGCGAAGTTAAG CTCAAATACGTTAACGATGATTCTACGATGTTTTGGGCCGTTGGATATGATAACGGTGTGATAGCGAAACACGCTGAGTTCTGTGGTCAAGAAGTTGAGATGGTTGTTCCCTTTGAAGGTGTTAGCTCCAgcgag TTGACTGTGCGGCTACTTCTAAAGGAATGGCACTTCTCTGATGGCTCACATAGCTTGAACAGTGTTCACTCAAGTTCTTTACACTCACTGGACGGATCGGCTAGCTTGTTCTCGAAAACCGGTCGGAAGATAATCGTCACGGTTTTAACAGGGAAGAATCTTGTTTCAAAGGGTGGAAAATGCGACGCTAATGTCAAGTTGCAGTATGGGAAA ACTATACAGAAGACAAAGACGGCAGATGGTGTGTGGAACGAGAAGTTTGAGTTTGAGGAGTTAGCAGGAGAAGAATATCTGAAAGTGAAATGCTACAGAGAAGAGATGCTTGGCACTGACAACATCGGTACTGCTACGTTGAGTCTTCATGGGATTAGTAACAGTGAGATGCATATATGGGTTCCTCTTGAAGAAGTTAGTTCTGGAGAGATAGAGCTTTTGATTGAAGCTCTTAGTCCTGAGTATAGTGAA GCGGATTCTAGTAAAGGCTTGATTGAACTGGTTCTTGTTGAAGCACGGGATCTCGTGGCCGCGGATCTTAGAGGAACCAGTGATCCTTATGTTAGAGTTCAGTATGGTGAGAAGAAACAGAGGACAAAG GTTATTTACAAGACATTGCATCCCAAATGGAACCAAACCATGGAGTTCCCAGATGATGGGAACTCCTTGGAGCTACACGTCAAAGACCATAACACACTGCTTCCAACTTCAAGCATCGGTAACTGCGTTGTGGAATACCAACGGCTAAAGCCAAACGAGACAGCCGACAAGTGGATACCTCTCCAAGGAGTGACACGTGGCGAGATCCGTGTCAGAGTCACGAGGAAAGTCACCGAGGCTCCAAGAAGAGCCAGCGCGGACTCTAGCTCGCCGTTCAACAAAGCGCTCTTGCTGTCTAACCAGATGAAGCAGGTGATGATAAAGTTTCAGAATTTGATTGACGATGGAGATCTCGAAGGTCTTGGTGAAGCTTTGGGAGAGCTGGAGAGTTTGGAGGATGAGCAAGAAGAGTATTTGGTCCAGCTTCAGACCGAGCAGATGCTGCTTATCAATAAGATTAAAGATCTTGGTAAGGAGATTCTTAACTCCTCCCCTGTTCAAGCCACGTCTCATTTGCCGTCTAGGTCCGGGTCTGGTTCGGGAGGTGGATCGTATAGCCAGCTAAGATTACCAGCGCCAATGTAG
- the LOC103869570 gene encoding putative F-box protein At2g02030, translating into MASMEIYQRILRETKRRRKGRREWKVEIPNDVMEEIVMIMRFQAVSKHWESMIKTRDFGARHMAHQRSKDPKLMLVSYGLSHIRFEQRDFETTSLEESLRLKTEKIEGAAMAISECCDGLVCYYRLTQAVEVVNPATEKSLVPLPLAKFQQLHKDHPDRDMEQEIEAITDEDDGPDLVPFIFFTRFGFGKDSLTGRYKIVWLYNIYPATLNKKKKTRCEVFDLEEWRWRFVTTRPLDHHQILSDQRPSFANGSLYWLTGDEQGYPSTLTKLIVFDIHTEMFQVTSTPPFISPDASGDKIALCNLDGRLCISELQGDCTQEFWWRVEECDKWERIFSVDLISTSSWFGGIASQPLTPLAISRDNNKVVLSLTYHENLVDFDLDPDSTVYHLYYSGYYGFAVPYFPSLSLVDF; encoded by the coding sequence ATGGCTTCGATGGAGATTTATCAGAGAATCTTGAGAGAAACCAAACGgagaagaaaaggaagaagagagTGGAAGGTTGAGATCCCCAATGATGTCATGGAAGAAATCGTGATGATTATGAGGTTCCAAGCTGTTTCAAAGCACTGGGAATCCATGATTAAGACCAGAGATTTTGGGGCAAGACACATGGCTCATCAGAGAAGCAAAGATCCTAAACTCATGCTTGTCTCGTATGGTCTCTCTCATATCCGTTTTGAGCAAAGGGACTTCGAGACGACTTCTCTTGAAGAGAGCCTCCGTTTGAAAACTGAAAAGATTGAGGGTGCTGCTATGGCGATCTCCGAATGCTGCGATGGCCTTGTCTGCTACTACAGATTGACTCAAGCAGTGGAAGTGGTAAACCCGGCCACAGAAAAGTCCTTGGTCCCACTCCCCTTAGCGAAATTTCAGCAGCTCCATAAGGACCATCCAGACCGGGATATGGAGCAGGAGATAGAGGCGATTACAGATGAAGATGATGGTCCTGATCTAGTTCCATTTATATTCTTTACTAGGTTTGGATTTGGGAAAGACAGCCTCACAGGACGATATAAGATAGTGTGGCTCTATAATATATATCCTGCCACcttgaacaagaagaagaagaccagATGCGAGGTTTTCGATTTAGAGGAATGGAGGTGGAGATTCGTGACTACCAGACCTCTCGATCATCACCAAATCTTGTCTGATCAGAGGCCATCGTTTGCAAACGGATCCTTATACTGGCTCACGGGAGATGAACAAGGATACCCATCAACACTAACCAAGCTCATAGTTTTCGATATTCATACAGAGATGTTTCAAGTCACCTCAACACCACCTTTTATTTCCCCTGACGCCTCTGGTGACAAAATTGCTCTATGCAATCTTGACGGTCGTCTCTGCATTTCTGAGCTCCAGGGAGATTGTACGCAAGAGTTTTGGTGGAGGGTTGAAGAATGCGACAAGTGGGAGCGAATCTTCTCAGTTGACTTGATTTCTACTTCCTCTTGGTTTGGTGGTATCGCTTCACAGCCTCTCACACCTTTGGCCATTTCCAGGGATAACAACAAGGTCGTCCTCTCGCTTACCTATCACGAAAACCTTGTTGACTTTGATCTTGATCCTGACTCAACTGTTTATCATTTGTATTATTCTGGTTACTATGGCTTCGCTGTTCCTTATTTTCCAAGTTTATCACTTGTTGATTTCtag
- the LOC103869571 gene encoding protein SAWADEE HOMEODOMAIN HOMOLOG 2, with amino-acid sequence MGRPPSNGSPAFRFNMAEVMEMEGILLQHNVAMPSRHILEDLADKFSESVERKGKIVVQFKQIWNWFQNRRYALRARGNKAPGKLNVSSSMPPGVDSTNQMRNVLSVPGVMRSDSYKSYLEFEAKSARDGAWYDVHNFLAHRNLETGDPEVQVRFAGFEVGEDEWIKVKKHIRLRSHPCEASECVAVLAGDLVLCFQEGKDQALYFDAKVLDAQRRRHDIRGCRCRFLVRYSHDQSEEIVPLRKICRRPETDYRLQQLHSSANDFANSNHLQKPAPDAAAAPQSSASVPIVVPEKKDPSLISASATSVQPGSNAATVPAGSM; translated from the exons ATGGGTCGGCCTCCAAGTAATGGCAGTCCGGCGTTCCGGTTTAACATGGCTGAG GTAATGGAGATGGAGGGAATATTGTTACAGCATAATGTAGCAATGCCAAGTCGACATATTCTAGAAGATCTTGCTGACAAGTTTAG TGAATCCGTGGAGCGGAAGGGGAAGATTGTTGTGCAGTTCAAAcaa ATATGGAACTGGTTCCAAAACAGGAGATATGCTCTAAGAGCAAGGGGGAATAAAGCTCCTGGGAAGCTTAATGTGTCTTCTTCCATGCCGCCCGGTGTGGATTCAACAAATCAGATGAGAAATGTGCTTTCAG TTCCCGGTGTCATGAGGAGTGATTCGTACAAATCTTACTTGGAATTTGAAGCCAAATCTGCCAGGGACGGTGCATG GTATGATGTGCATAATTTTCTAGCTCATAGAAACTTGGAGACTGGTGATCCG GAAGTGCAGGTTCGATTTGCGGGTTTTGAAGTTGGAGAAGATGAATGGATAAAAGTCAAGAAGCACATAAGGCTACGATCACACCCATGTGAAGCATCAGAATGTGTTGCAGTTCTTGCTGGAGATCTCGTTCTTTGCTTCCAG GAAGGTAAAGATCAAGCTCTCTATTTTGACGCCAAAGTTCTTGATGCACAAAGAAGAAGACACGATATCAGAGGTTGTCGTTGTAGGTTCTTGGTGCGTTACAGCCACGACCAGTCCGAG GAAATCGTTCCCTTGAGGAAGATTTGCCGGCGGCCTGAGACAGATTACAGGCTACAGCAACTTCACAGTTCTGCCAATGACTTTGCTAACTCGAATCACCTCCAGAAACCCGCTCCGGACGCGGCTGCAGCTCCACAATCCAGCGCATCAGTTCCCATTGTTGTACCCGAGAAGAAAGATCCGAGTTTGATCTCCGCTTCAGCCACTTCAGTTCAACCTGGCTCCAATGCAGCCACTGTCCCCGCTGGTTCTATGTAG